One window of Branchiostoma lanceolatum isolate klBraLanc5 chromosome 8, klBraLanc5.hap2, whole genome shotgun sequence genomic DNA carries:
- the LOC136439706 gene encoding transmembrane protein 176B-like, protein MCKSSGQALLGLGVTLVVLGSISVILGIAAAAAFNWDSLSRISAPIWAGGFVILTGSMGIMAGRNFGRQDGRPNGYIPAFMALSIVGIFVTIAQQSINGVGGSLMGWCFIDSVADAVNNWHRDETASSWCQAAASMHWACIAFGFIEMVMCFASSIFGCVVGGCNCGAPQPQTQGVVFMQAPPNPNMVVTTGVPPGAYAYPQAGYMVQQPGGAPPAYLPPPAQQSAPYPGEQKTQIV, encoded by the exons ATGTGTAAGAGTAGCGGCCAGGCCCTGCTGGGTCTGGGCGTCACCCTGGTGGTGCTGGGCTCCATCAGCGTCATCCTCGGCATCGCGGCGGCCGCTGCCTTCAACTGGGACAGCCTCAGCCGCATCAGTGCGCCGATCTGGGCAGGCGGATTT GTCATCCTGACCGGATCTATGGGCATCATGGCCGGGAGGAATTTTGGCCGTCAGGATGGCAGACCTAACGGATAC ATTCCGGCCTTCATGGCGCTGAGCATCGTCGGTATCTTCGTGACCATCGCCCAGCAGAGCATCAACGGTGTGGGCGGTTCCCTTATGGGATGGTGCTTCATAGACTCTGTGGCCGACGCCGTCAACAACTGGCATCGTGATGAAACCGCCAGCAG CTGGTGCCAGGCTGCCGCCTCCATGCACTGGGCCTGCATCGCGTTCGGGTTCATCGAGATGGTCATGTGTTTCGCCTCGTCCATCTTCGGCTGTGTTGTCGGCGGCTGCAACTGCGGCGCCCCGCAG CCTCAAACCCAGGGCGTCGTCTTCATGCAGGCTCCTCCCAACCCCAATATGGTCGTCACCACAG GAGTGCCGCCGGGTGCCTACGCTTACCCACAGGCCGGTTACATGGTGCAGCAGCCGGGCGGGGCACCTCCAGCCTACCTGCCGCCGCCTGCCCAGCAGAGCGCCCCTTACCCGGGCGAACAGAAGACCCAGATCGTCTAG
- the LOC136439705 gene encoding uncharacterized protein translates to MCKNNGHAMFGLGVTLASLGALSAVLGIAAVAAFPADYYSRISGPIWAGVFTVITGVMGIMAGRNFNREGAPTGFTPAFLTLSIIGIFVALAQVCVSGTAVTWACFFVVDLQQSFSNAFDNIVYLSCSTMIALHYTCLALGLLEMVLCFVSSIFGCVVGCSCCDQQPGPSVVIMQPSNLPYAQMPGTVNNPAMPGAYPQAGYPQPLDGPPPAYLPPPGQQNPPYPAGEQNPTPADQAVKCQPV, encoded by the exons ATGTGTAAGAACAACGGCCACGCCATGTTCGGGCTTGGCGTGACGCTGGCCAGCCTGGGCGCCCTCAGCGCCGTGCTGGGGATCGCCGCCGTCGCAGCCTTCCCGGCGGACTACTACAGCCGCATCAGCGGGCCCATCTGGGCTGGCGTGTTC ACGGTCATAACAGGAGTCATGGGCATCATGGCCGGGAGGAACTTCAACCGGGAGGGCGCCCCTACCGGATTT ACCCCAGCCTTCCTGACTTTGAGCATCATCGGCATTTTCGTGGCGCTGGCCCAAGTCTGCGTGTCCGGCACGGCGGTGACATGGGCATGTTTTTTCGTGGTGGACCTACAGCAGTCCTTTTCGAATGCCTTTGACAacattgtgtattt GTCCTGCTCGACCATGATCGCCCTGCACTACACCTGCCTGGCGCTAGGGCTGCTGGAGATGGTCCTGTGTTTCGTTTCCTCCATCTTCGGCTGTGTGGTCGGCTGCTCCTGCTGCGACCAGCAG CCGGGTCCGAGTGTGGTGATCATGCAGCCGTCCAACCTGCCGTACGCCCAGATGCCTGGCACCGTCAACAACCCAG CGATGCCGGGTGCCTATCCCCAGGCCGGGTACCCCCAGCCGCTGGACGGGCCTCCCCCGGCCTACCTGCCGCCGCCTGGCCAACAGAACCCGCCGTACCCTGCCGGGGAACAGAACCCAACTCCCGCCGACCAAGCTGTGAAGTGTCAGCCTGTCTAA
- the LOC136439703 gene encoding uncharacterized protein, producing MSVYGDTGHGEADPHAKLLEGRDHPLHSVNRRKQAFVDKYRSLKNDLDSMNAEYKLPMSRVPDDHKPLRGKVGVPGKKKVSILDGPIQEEDKSETILQLKVRKLQNNVKTTEGKFDNLVDEYKCNRKDIRMRANKPKPRSMAVVVYEDPRLNGDDGYMAKSMMELKIQSLNRNIREAEKGMDELARDSQFVRSAVAEDGNRYMRKQPDALTEKDMLKFINHRVDVLDQKQRNMERTYNRAEKGTNEVEDKVKRAKEMEDQVHESMKAAGHPVWHKRKTSKFLQAVQERGEIGYELDLSPRVPKYKQKQEMRKRRRMDL from the exons ATGTCGGTGTACGGGGACACTGGGCATGGGGAGGCTGATCCCCACGCCAAACTGTTGGAAGGCAG GGACCATCCCCTTCACAGCGTCAACCGACGCAAGCAAGCCTTCGTGGACAAGTACCGGAGCCTGAAAAATGACCTTGACAGCATGAACGCCGAGTACAAGCTGCCCATGAGCCGGGTGCCTGACGACCACAAACCCCTCCGCGGCAAGGTCGGAGTGCCCGGGAAGAAGAAGGTGTCCATCCTGGACGGTCCTATCCAAGAAGAAGACAAGTCGGAAACGATTCTACAG TTGAAAGTGCGAAAACTCCAGAACAACGTCAAGACAACTGAGGGCAAGTTCGATAATCTGGTGGATGAGTACAAGTGCAACAGGAAGGACATCAGGATGAGAGCCAACAAGCCCAAGCCTCG TTCGATGGCAGTTGTTGTGTACGAGGACCCCCGCTTGAACGGAGACGACGGCTACATGGCCAAGTCCATGATGGAGCTGAAGATCCAGAGCCTGAACAGGAACATCAGGGAGGCCGAGAAGGGCATGGACGAGCTGGCCAGAGACTCGCAGTTCGTGCGCAGTGCTGTGGCTGAGGATGGA AACAGGTACATGCGGAAGCAGCCGGACGCCCTGACTGAGAAGGACATGCTGAAGTTCATCAACCACCGGGTGGACGTGCTGGACCAGAAACAACGCAACATGGAGAGGACCTACAACAGGGCGGAGAAAGGCACCAACGAG GTGGAGGACAAAGTGAAGAGGGCCAAGGAGATGGAGGACCAGGTGCACGAGTCCATGAAGGCAGCGGGCCACCCCGTGTGGCACAAGCGGAAGACCAGCAAGTTCCTCCAGGCGGTCCAGGAGAGGGGAGAGATTGGGTACGAGCTGGATCTCAGTCCCAGGGTACCGAAGTACAAGCAGAAGCAGGAGATGAGGAAAAGGCGTCGTATGGACCTTTAA
- the LOC136439704 gene encoding nmrA-like family domain-containing protein 1, with the protein MRKLITVFGASGNQGGGVVRALVDDPGFELRAVSRDPNSDKAARLRKLGVKVVQADYNDPESLERALNGAYGCFVVTDTEWDTDDPLQLELLHGQNVADACKKQGVQHVVFSELLHVKKAIGISARHCDAKGHISDYMKQIGLNKTGIIIPFYFENLLTTMMPRKTGDNTFALGIPFGDKPMPGISAEDIGLVVGAFFRDSAAWGGKSLGVAGDIMLVNDYAKVLSNNLGPKKFFDGQVTVQQVRDLQPYWPAAVDLANMYEFMMRASLPYSKDRTLKLCPAVRSFDQWVADNRDKLDAAIN; encoded by the exons ATGCGGAAACTGATAACTGTGTTCGGCGCCAGCGGCAACCAGGGTGGCGGCGTGGTTCGTGCGCTGGTGGACGACCCTGGCTTCGAGCTGCGAGCGGTATCGCGGGACCCGAACTCCGACAAAGCCGCCAGGCTGCGCAAACTTGGCGTCAAGGTCGTCCAGGCGGACTATAACGACCCTGAAAGTCTGGAGCGCGCGCTGAACGGCGCGTACGGCTGCTTCGTGGTGACGGACACCGAGTGGGACACCGACGACCCTCTCCAGTTGGAGCTGCTGCACGGACAGAACGTCGCGGACGCGTGCAAGAAGCAGGGCGTGCAGCACGTGGTGTTCAGCGAGCTGCTTCACGTGAAGAAGGCGATCGGGATCTCCGCCAGGCACTGCGACGCGAAGGGGCACATATCGGACTACATGAAGCAGATCGGACTCAACAAGACCGGCATCATCATTCCGTTCTACTTTGAGAACCTCCTGACAACAATGATGCCCAGGAAAACTGGTGATAACACGTTTGCGCTAG GAATTCCGTTCGGAGACAAACCCATGCCGGGAATAAGTGCTGAAGACATTGGGCTTGTAGTGGGCGCGTTCTTCCGCGACTCGGCGGCCTGGGGTGGGAAGAGTCTGGGCGTGGCTGGGGACATCATGCTGGTCAACGACTACGCCAAGGTCCTCTCAAACAACCTGGGACCCAAGAAGTTTTTCGACGGCCAG GTGACGGTGCAGCAGGTGCGGGACCTGCAGCCCTACTGGCCCGCTGCGGTGGACCTTGCCAACATGTACGAGTTCATGATGCGCGCAAGCCTGCCGTACAGCAAGGACCGCACGCTGAAGCTGTGCCCCGCCGTCAGGAGCTTCGACCAGTGGGTGGCAGACAACAGGGATAAGTTAGACGCCGCCATCAACTAG
- the LOC136440992 gene encoding RNA pseudouridylate synthase domain-containing protein 1-like: protein MINGKRPPFSTVEVLYRSDNFLVVNKPYDVVLNWDDPSRTDTLQHLLQERFPELVDESLTHCFRFVHRLDYSTSGPVCVALNKKAAGYAGKAFCQKQVVKQYLALVRGHIREDHLSINKAIGEQGTPDAPVAMCVEDTPGCQHPRDAVTQLTVVEKGLYEGQPATKVHLCPVSGRRHQLRVHCQSIGHPIVGDYTYSCRQDTTPYRMMLHAQKLLIPLKEEVIDIETDDPFVTTFDPQWQSSER, encoded by the exons ATGATCAATGGTAAAAGACCCCCATTCTCTACTGTGGAGGTGTTGTACAGAAGTGATAACTTCCTGGTGGTGAACAAGCCTTACGATGTAGTGTTGAACTGGGACGACCCCTCCAGGACAGACACTCTTCAGCACCTCTTACAGGAAAGGTTCCCAGAACTGGTGGATGAGTCACTGACACATTGTTTCAG GTTTGTGCACAGGCTGGACTACTCCACCAGCGGTCCTGTCTGTGTCGCACTCAACAAGAAGGCTGCTGGGTATGCTGGAAAGGCTTTCTGCCAGAAACAGGTTGTCAAGCAATATCTAGCCTTG GTGCGTGGCCACATTAGGgaggaccacctgtccatcaaCAAAGCCATAGGTGAGCAGGGCACACCTGACGCACCTGTCGCCATGTGTGTGGAGGACACGCCTGGCTGTCAGCACCCCAGAGATGCTGTCACTCAGCTGACGGTAGTAGAGAAGGGCTTGTATGAGGGGCAGCCAGCTACAAAAGTTCACCTGTGTCCTGTGTCAG GTAGAAGACACCAGTTACGTGTGCATTGCCAGAGCATCGGACACCCAATAGTAGGGGACTACACTTACAGCTGTCGCCAGGACACCACACCCTATAGGATGATGCtacatgctcagaaactcctcATCCCACTCAAGGAAGAGGTCATTGACATTGAGACTGATGACCCCTTTGtcacaacctttgacccacagTGGCAAAGTTCAGAAAGATAA